Proteins found in one Diorhabda carinulata isolate Delta chromosome 11, icDioCari1.1, whole genome shotgun sequence genomic segment:
- the LOC130899521 gene encoding myosin regulatory light chain sqh, whose translation MSSRKTVSRRGTSKKRAQRATSNVFAMFDQAQIAEFKEAFNMIDQNHDGFVDKEDLHDMLASLGKNPTDDYLDGMMNEAPGPINFTMFLTLFGERLQGTDPEDVIKNAFGCFDEDNNGVINEERLRELLTSMGDRFTDDEVDEMYREAPIKNGLFDYVEFTRILKHGAKDKDEQ comes from the exons atgtcTTCGCGAAAAACAGTAAGTCGTCGTGGAACTAGCAAAAAACGTGCTCAAAGAGCAACATCCAATGTATTTGCTATGTTTGATCAGGCACAAATTGCTGAATTCAAGGAAGCTTTTAATATGATTGATCAAAATCATGATGGCTTTGTTGATAAAGAGGATTTACATGATATGTTGGCTTCTTTAG gCAAAAATCCTACCGATGATTATCTTGATGGTATGATGAATGAAGCTCCAGGTCCAATTAACTTCACAATGTTTCTGACACTATTTGGAGAACGTCTACAAGGTACTGATCCAGAAGACGTAATCAAAAATGCTTTTGGCTGTTTCGACGAAGACAATAATGGTGTAATAAATGAAGAACGTCTTAGAGAACTCTTAACTTCAATGGGAGATAGATTCACAGATGATGAAGTTGATGAAATGTATAGAGAAGCTCCAATTAAGAATGGTTTGTTTGATTATGTTGAATTCACACGTATATTGAAACATGGTGCCAAAGATAAGGATGAGcagtaa